The genomic region GATCCAGCGCCTGCTCTACGAGTTGGAGGAAAATCACCCCGGAACGCGCCACTCGATCATGGCCGGTTACGAGGAGTTAGGGGGGATTGTTTCGGAGGAGTACGACGACCGGAGCGCCGACCTCGGGGAGTGCGAGCGGTGTGGCTCGACGACGACCCGGGAGGTCTGCCGGAAGTGCTCGTTGTTGGAGGCGATCGAGGCGGTGTAGGCGGGTTGCGTGCCGTAAACGCTGTTCGTCAGTTTTCGAAATACTCCCGTGCTCGTTCGAGATCAGCGGGCGTATTAACATTTAGATGCCATCCCTTCGGTTCAATGCCGAGGAGTCGCTCGCCGTTGTCTATCGCGTACTGGATCGCCGCCGCCATCTCGTACTCCCCACGGGGCGAACGTTCGACACGACGACAGGCGTCGATCAACGCGGGCGTCGCCGTCTGAAACCCGGCTGCGACGTACGACGGGTCCGGGGGATCGTCGGGACGGTTGACGATCCGATGGATCGTGCTCTCGTTGTCACAGCTACAGATCGCCTTCGAGCGCGCGGCCTCACGGGGGACGCGTTCGAGCAGGACGGTGCCGTCGACATCACGTTTGCGGTGACACTCGACAAGTGACGAGAGATCACAATCAAAGACACTGTCGCCGTCCATCAGCATCACGTCGCCGGAAACCCGGTCAGCGGCGGTCAGCAGCGCATGGGCCATCCCTTCGCGTTTGTGCTGGTGGACATACTCAATCGGGATCCCTGAAAACGAGTCGCCGTAGTAGTCAGTTACGAGGTCGCTGCAGTAACCGACGACAACAATCAACCGCCGGGCGCCAAGATCGGTCAGCGTCCGGAGGCAGCGGGTAAGGATCGGTTCGCCACCGACTTCGAGCATCGGTTTCGGCTTCGTAGCCGTGAGCGGTCGGAGCCGCGTTCCCTCGCCCGCGGCGAAGACGAGCGCGTCCATGGCGGGAGAGGCGTCCGACGGCCCATAGCGTTGGTGATCGGAGAAGCCGTCGGCTACCGGGTCGAAAAGCGGAGGGCGGAAAGGAAAGGCCGTCGCGTCAGCGGATGACGTCCAGCCCGTTGTTCCGTTCGAGTTCGTCCTGGCCGCCGTCGCTCTGTGCGCCGGTGCTGACCCGTTCGCCGTTGATCGACGCCCGCGAGCGGTCGGCCTGTTTCTGGGTGGAGGGCCCGAGGATCTGGGCGCTCTGGACGCCCGTCATGATCGCCATCACCCGCACCTTGCCCTTGTACTCCTCCTGAATGCGCGCGCCCCAGATCACGTTCGCGCTCGCCTCGAGGCGCTCGGTGATGTTGTCGGCGATGCCCTCGGCCTCCTTGAGCGTGAGATCGGGGCCGCCGGTGATGTGGACGAGGCCACCCGACGCACCCCGGTAGTCGACGTCCAGAAGCGGGTGGTTCATCGCGTCGCGCACGACCTCGTCGGTCTTGTTCTTGTCCTGGGTCTCGCCGACGAGCATGACGGCGACGCCGCCCTGGTTCATGATCGCGGTCATGTCGGCGTAGTCGAGGTTGATCAGCGAGGGCTGGGTGATCGTCTCGCTGATTCCTTTCACCGTTTCGGCGATGATCTGGTCCATCACCGAGAAGGCCTTGCCGATGGGGAGGTTCGGGACGTAATCCAGCAGGCGGTTGTTGTCGAGGACGATGATCGAGTCAGCCTCGTTGCGCAGCTTCTCGAGGCCCTCCTCGGCCTTCACCGTTCGGGCGCGCTCGACGTTGAAGGGCGTCGAGACCATGCCGACGACGATCGCCCCCTGGCTCTTTGCGAT from Halalkalicoccus sp. NIPERK01 harbors:
- a CDS encoding sugar phosphate nucleotidyltransferase; its protein translation is MDALVFAAGEGTRLRPLTATKPKPMLEVGGEPILTRCLRTLTDLGARRLIVVVGYCSDLVTDYYGDSFSGIPIEYVHQHKREGMAHALLTAADRVSGDVMLMDGDSVFDCDLSSLVECHRKRDVDGTVLLERVPREAARSKAICSCDNESTIHRIVNRPDDPPDPSYVAAGFQTATPALIDACRRVERSPRGEYEMAAAIQYAIDNGERLLGIEPKGWHLNVNTPADLERAREYFEN
- the ftsZ gene encoding cell division protein FtsZ, producing the protein MQDIVRDALDNAEAEQERKRELGEADEFGDPRIVIVGCGGAGNNTVNRLYNIGVDGADTVAINTDKQHLQMIEADTKILVGKSLTQGLGAGGDPEMGERATEMATGTIEEVLGDADLVFVTAGMGGGTGTGAAPVVSKIAKSQGAIVVGMVSTPFNVERARTVKAEEGLEKLRNEADSIIVLDNNRLLDYVPNLPIGKAFSVMDQIIAETVKGISETITQPSLINLDYADMTAIMNQGGVAVMLVGETQDKNKTDEVVRDAMNHPLLDVDYRGASGGLVHITGGPDLTLKEAEGIADNITERLEASANVIWGARIQEEYKGKVRVMAIMTGVQSAQILGPSTQKQADRSRASINGERVSTGAQSDGGQDELERNNGLDVIR